The Drosophila sechellia strain sech25 chromosome 2L, ASM438219v1, whole genome shotgun sequence region TAAGGTCCTtgaaacagaaaataatacaatacaCATAAGATATGCAGTTTGCCATGAGTTGGGTTGAGATAAGCAAATCGGTATTCGGGTTGGACTGGATCGCCTAGTGGGATGGTGCCCCATACGAGCTGCTGGGAGCAGAGGGTGCGGGCGGGGCAACTGGAGCTCCGTACTCGGGCGCTGGAGGCGCCACACTGTTGGGATAGGGACCGGTCTCCTCCTTCTGGGTCTTGTAGCGGATGAAGTACACCTCCGGCTTGCTGGGTTGGGTGGGAGCTGGCGTTGGGATAATGATATCCGGCTGCTCCTCCGGCTTCTTGACTAGCACGTACACCAGAGTCTTCTCCTCGTTCTGTGGGAACTGCGGGATTACAGGGGCGGTCGGTGCAGGTGGGGATGGCGCCTTGATGAACACGATCTTGTAGTGCTTCTGCGGAGGTGGCACGTAAAGGGGTTTcctgggaaaatatttgaaattgtatttaaataaaggTTCTGCTATATCTGTATTTAAGTAATTTCTTAGGAATTCTATGTGTAAAGTAAGATGGTTACCACATCCTCAAATAACGCAACTTTTCTTGCTTCCGGCTTGTAAAAATTTACATACCgaataaaaaaatttcaattatgcACGGCCAGACTGGAATGACTTTCCACACTTCCTATAACCTTGCCTTGTTGAATAAACAAATACCGAGATGCGGGAGAAAGGAGTTTCTCTTTGAGGAGCATGCAAATGGCATGTCCATAAATGGTGACCTCCCGACAATGGTGGACCCAGTGCAGCTGCTTGTCAGTTTTGCTAATCAGATGAAGATGATGACTATTGTGACGATGACAGCGATTGTCACAATAACCGCCTCGAGACGAGGGTTTACATAAAGCCACCTATGGTAATCGAGTTCCTGTCCCTCTACGTCTGATAATTTGCTTGGAAATGGTACTGAGATATATACGAGTACAAGTGCTGCGGCGAGCTTAGGTAACGTTTTAGTCACGGTTTGGCGGTCTGCAAAGCCATATCATTCCCCTCTCGAGGTAATTAACATCGCTTCCAACTCCAATTGAAAACAGACAGAAGACGACAGAAAACATTGTATCAGCGAAAAGAGAGAAAAGTTGGATGGCTTTCGTTTTCGCGGGTATTAAATAATGTTCCTCCTCCGTTAAAGCGACCCTCTAAATACCCTGGAAATGAGGCAACAGCTGTGGAAAAGGGCCCTGAGCTGGATTATATGATTGCCGGCTGGTCTCTTGCAACATTTGTCTAGTTATTATCTTTGGGAGTTGGCGGCACTGCCTGGTTTACGCCGATGAATTGTGAGAGAATCTGAATAAGTGCCGTGGATTATATACTCATAACACAACAATGTGTTTTTCCCCATATTTTTCCAATCTTAAGTGGAACAAGACAAATAAAGCGAGATCGTTTGTAACCGCTTCCAATCACGCAAGTCGAAAAAATGTGGGATGGTTAAGGGATAACTAATTACGTTATGAAATGTAAAAACCGCAGGAAGTACGTTCATATTGGACGAGTTATCAGAAAAAATTCTCCATTCTTTCCGGATCACTGTGTAGTGAGTGTAGTGCGATTTCTTTTCTGTGTGAAAACTATGCTAATATAAATCACGTAAATTTGTCGTAAACTCTTAAATACGCATGTTTTGCAATCTAACTGAATGTGTCTAAAAGAGCATTTTAAGTGAaagtatatttaaatttataggTATGATATAATTATCATCTAGTATAGAGAAAAATTTTAACCGAGTACGCATAGATTCTTTatcgaaatttaattttcgagTCGGACGTGAACCCTATTCTACTCGCGATGTTTGGCACACATGTTGTCTTAAAGGATCATTGATCCTGCCACTCACCTGGGTGCCTGGTATTCCGGCTCTGGTGGAGGGACATGGACGTAGACGTGCTTGTGGATCACCGGCGCCTGCTGCGGGGGTCCGTACTGTGGCGCAGGGGCGCCGTAGCCTCCGCTGGGTCCACTTGGCTGGTAGCTGCTGGAGGGCGGCGCACTGTACGAGTCACGAGGCGGCTCTGGACGAGCGGCCACCAGGGCAGCCAGGGCCACGAGGACCACTAACTGCAAACAAGATCGGAGGAGAACACACCATTGAGTGAGGTTCATCACGGCTTGGTCACAAGATCATACCACACAACTGGACTGCATTTTCGGGTGTTTCATTTCGGCTATATCCGTTTCGGATTTTGTCACTGCTCCGGGTGGCTAGGTGCTACTGGCTGTTACTGGTTACTGGTTACTGGCTATGTGGTGCTGCTTCGACGCGGAACCTCTTACTGCATGCCACAACGATTGTTGCAGTTTCTTTTATAGCGGCGCAGCGcgtgaaataaaaattaagtaAAATTCAAGACGACGATCAAGACCGCTGCTGCTTCAGCCGCCTCAGCTGCCGCAGCTGCCTCAGCTGCTGCCGCAGTCGACCGAGCAGTCGGCCAAGTTGGCTGAGCAGTTGGCAAAGAGCGGCAGCAGCATGTAGCCATGaagaaattgaaatgtttaaGCCAAGTCCAAAGTTTGGCCAGTCATGATCTGGTGGGCAAACTGAGGCTGCAGCTCCTGGCTGCGATGCAAACGGCGACCGCGAAGCCAACCGAAACTGCAACGTCTGCTGACCATTTCTTGGCTTTTGGTTTTCCTCCTTCGATTAACTACTTATTTTTCGTGGTTTTTTCAGCATATGTGGTcggtagtttttttttttttttctggccaACTAGGATTATTTTCAAGGGGAAAATAAGGAACCTGAAAGGTgcagtgtatgtatgtacattttaCAATTAAGCTTGAGGCAGAAAGGCCATCAAATAGTTTTTTATGGTTGTTATTTCTGAAGACACTTAGCTGCTGGAATGCAGCTTATTTTAAGGGTCCATTATTTTCAAGGGAAGGAAATAAGAGCTTTTTTTGCTGTAAACTCAGCTTAAACGATTTCCTGCTTAATTTAAGAATATCTGAGAATATCTGTTGAACTTATCAGGactttttattcttttatcaTTAAAAGGAATTTAATTCACGAATAGGCTTAAATAGCTTAACTATTAAAAGAAAGTCATATTTTGTAATAtctaatttttatatatgtctTGTGGATTTTTTTCCCTCGCTATTTAAGTCATTTATATAGATTCACTACAGAGTACAACTCCTTCGAACTGAATGCCAAAGAAACAAGGTTTTTCCTGAAATCTCtgatttttgttatttatatataaataaatgtatatatgtgcattattatatatatgtagctAATGTGTGCAAATTGTTATTTTGGTCATTTGGAGGATCCAATCGCAGTGGACTCGTAACCAAGTCTGGACTCTGGATCGGATCGTGTGGCACGAttcactttcaatttcaatGGATGTGGATTCACTCTCATTTAGCCAGCCGTTTTGGGGAATGGGCTGGTATAGTATGGTATGGTATTGTATGGCATGGCATGGTTTGGGATCAGATGGGATGGGGGTAAGCTTTGTTTTGTGCTCTGGAGTGGGTCTGAATCTGGTGTtggttttatttcatttctcCATGCTCTTTCGGCCTTTTGTTAGCCAGCTTCTTTCGGTCTTTGGGGTTGTGTTGTGTGTTGGCTCGAGTTGGCTTGGCCTGgcttgttgttattattattgttactGTTATTGTTTTACTGGTTATGTTGCTTTTGTAATTGCTGTCCGCGTTTTGGCCACGAAGCTTCATAATGAGCTTCACGCTCTTGTTGGGTCGACCCATCTGTACaggcattttatttaatttttctcctcttgtctttttgtttttccaatattttgaatttcttcaatttgttattttttttttttatctctGGCAAGTTTTAGTGTTGTTTTTGGGttgtttttcttatttaataatttacgCCCCGGCCATGACAATTTGCGTTAGGGAAGAGTGATGGATAAAATTATGATTGGCAAAATGTTTTGCAACTTTTCCATGGCTCATAGCCCCCAAAGCAATAGCTAGCTTTTTCCCTGATTTATGCACATAATCTATAAATGGCAATCAGCATTTTTGCATCGGTTGCAAGCGATCCTTGGCCGCATTTTGTGGCCACTCCTGCACAATCGCTGCCGGAATTTTGCTTTATGAAATGGCATAATCAGTGACCAGTGGCGCCAAACGGAGGACGACACCGTAGAGGCACCATAGGCACCCAGGCACCGAGTAAGATACCCAGCAGCAgtattgcaactgcaacttgcAACAGTTGAGAGACTCAAGTGGAGAGTCACAGAGTCAGAGACTGTCACTTTTCCTCGATGGCATCATTTATAATGCCGTTAGCCAAATGGCAGGTTGTGTTGATTTTGTTGTTCATCTTCGGCGGCTGCACTTGCTCCCCTGTCCACGGATTGCATTTCCTTAATTTTCCACGCTCATCTTTCACATTCAAAaccatcgtcatcatcatcattcgTTGGTCGCGGTAAAATATGCTGAATTCACTAAGGTGGAACAGGTGCAGGTTCATCAGTGGTTACTCCGCGTCCTAGGGCAATTTTTTGAGTTTTTCCGGTGCAAATATCTGCGCAATTTGTGCCTCGGGCCACCCTTGACCCATTATTTATGTGAGAAGATAACATAGATACTTTTTAGAGAAATGTAAATGTATATAACTGGAATATAGCTCGAGAAATGCGAACATTGCATTTATGGTGCCATTAATTGTGCTTAAAACTAATGCATCAACTTTATTGGTATTGTGTAACGTAACCAAGGATCgtaaaaaattaactttataATGAAcagaaattaaagaaaaataaataagtataaAGTTATTTTAATGGTGAACACGAAAGTATGGCCAATCGAATAATTAAATAGTTACATAAAAATGTTTCTGAGACTAACGAAAAATTGGGAtctcaaatattaaatataaatttttgatttgatataAGTGActtgttaaattaatatttaatgactACTGTTGTTGGTATGCATGTGATACACATAGAATAATATCAATTTAAGATTGCAATTTAATGTAAGATATATATCCTGCATATGCATTCCCCACTTTTTCCTACTTAAGTATTTGAAGTACATGGATATGTATTGTTGAAATCATACTTGGTGATATTAATTTTGTTGAACGCTGTATGAGCTACAGTCTGGGCACTGGCTGATATTACTTACGTCATTTTCCAACTGAAAATTCGCAGTTACATTATGCATTCTGGGAAAACCTCCCATAGGGCGGATACATTCTGCTGGCCGGGCCATTATGCGAATTATGCATGGCACATTGCCAGATCTTAATGAATTCGCCATGCCACAGCGATTCTGAGCCATATAATCAGCGTCGCATTCAGCCATTCATCTTTCTGCTTTCTCCGTGGCCTCAACCGAGTAACACAGTTCCCCAAATCTCCCCCCccaaaacatacatatgtaggtATACCATTTAAGAGTCAGCTACCAACTGGCTGCCATCTACACCTCGGCGTGCACAGATActaattattatattgtatCTCTTGTGACTTTATGTAACAGGCAAAAACAAAGGCAGACGGAACCATTTAAATGATATTATattaacataaaaaaaaacaaaaaacaagcgggaaaacaattataatttcGTTTACAAAACGAGAAACAGCACTTGGCGGGTAAAAAGTACTTAACGGCTTCGAACTGACATTGGGAATGGGTTCGGAATGGCGTATTGGATTGTATTTAATTGTATTGGATTGGGTTTTTGGGTTCGGGAGATGCGACGTGTCTTTCTGGTGGTGGGTGCCACTTTGCGCCGTTTAATTTGTCGAGAGTTGCACTTGAAGCACGTGAAAGTAAATTGAGATAGATGGGAATCTTTCGGATGGCGGCGCCCTCAAGCAGTTGGATGTGAAATGCACGAGTATCTGAGCAGTCCAAAAGATGAGatgaatccgaatccgaatctgaaTCTAAATCTGAGACCTGTAGGGTTGCGTTACACTTTGCATGCGTTACGCAACAGGCTTCACTGTATCGGCGGCCAGAGATCTAGTTGAGAGAGGAGGGATGTTGCATTGAAAATGATTTCTTTTATTGTTGCTTCTGCGGCGAGTCATAAGTAATAAAGATAACGTAAGTTAACAACAATTAAATGTACATTTATATATGGGTACGAATTAAGTAGTGTGtataagtacatatatatgtatctccCTCGATACGTTGCTGGCCATAAAGTCTCAACCGAAATCGCATTAAACTTGGGCCCATCTTCCAGCGGAGGCCATCTAGTGGAGGTTAGTTGGGAGTagtataatttataaatacacAATACGTTTTACAATATATCTTCATATGCCTGGCCAGCCTTGGGGCCCATTAAAACTCCAGTTATTATTGTTCGTGGGGCGGTTGTGGAAGTTTTCGgggtaaaatatttacaattttatcgcactttaaatttttttttatctctTGTTTGACCGCGCAAAAAGAAGTTGAAAATCCGCACTTAGTCTACACCAttaaaggtttttttttcagagtttttctttttcagaGGGACGGGGTTGCTCTACAACACAtaggtacatacatataggTACATTTTACACTTCGGGCTTACCCAAAggattttaaaaattattgttCTAGCATAGGAACTGTTTTTGTCCTTTTAAGTTTTCCAGATTCATTTCAATTCTGAATTTCTCTTCTGTTTATCGTTCTGCATTCTAAACCAGTAAGTGTAATTCAGTTCGGGGCAGAGGAAAAACCATGTTTAAACTTTTGGAGTGGTATACAAACATTTCAAAAGTGTGTTTCTGCTGGGAAAAAAAACTTTGCAAAATATTCCTTGTgttttggaaaaaaattattggactttgtatatttttaggGAACCCAAATTAACATATTCTTTAGCAAGGAGCTTGCGTAAAGAAATCGACAAGTTTTTTGCAATAAATACTAATAAATTACTTTAAAGAGATTATAATCAAATTAACATTTGTGAGTAGGTTTTGCATTTGGAGGAATCAAAAGGGTCCgctaatataattttataaaaggTCTCAAGCATTTGAAAGTGATTTTCCAAAGTGTCCTTCACAACATTCCAAAATGGCACAAGCTCGTTCAAAGTACTTCAAAGCGATTTGCAGGACAATCCTTTGCTCCATTTATTTGTCCATTTTCACGCACTTTGCTTTCGTTTCAATTGGATTTTAATCCTATGAACATTTCCGACACTAGTATCCCCTTTTTCTGACCCAGAACATTTTCGCTCGCAACATGGCTTCCCCCCGGCCCCTAGTTTCCGTGTCCAGAGTCGTGGTGGCTGTTGTCGTCAGGTGTTCCCGGCCCAGATGGCTTAATAACGCCCATAGTTCGGATTGAACCGGGCTCCATCTCCGCCCAACTCGTCCAGGGCACCCATGGCACTCAGTTTCTGCAGCCAGGCGGCATTCGAGTTGCCGTTGGACACGCGTGgattgttgatgttgctgctgctgctgccaccggTGGCCTCATTGCGGAGACGCAGCTGtgggtgttgctgctgctgctgctgctgctgttgtgggtCCTCATTGCTCAACTCCAAAATCTGCAAACACAAAACGCAAGACGGGCAGAGAAAGATTTAAACTCCGAGCTGTTGTTATGGTTGTTATAATTATCGTATAGTTGCTGTTGTTAACACGACTCGACCCCCCGCCGCCTTGTGATGATGGAGTCAGTTATTTCAGAAATCTGTTGAAATCTTATTTATCCAACGTGGGAAGTTCGTCACACATTTTTCGCTATCTTCGtcttttttgttaattttaatttttctttttggcgcATCATTAAATCGAATGAACTTTATCTGTAACGACCAGGCGGCCTGCTTCTGTTGTTTGCATGGATTAACCCACAGGTT contains the following coding sequences:
- the LOC6611585 gene encoding extensin, with the protein product MKHPKMQSSCVLVVLVALAALVAARPEPPRDSYSAPPSSSYQPSGPSGGYGAPAPQYGPPQQAPVIHKHVYVHVPPPEPEYQAPRKPLYVPPPQKHYKIVFIKAPSPPAPTAPVIPQFPQNEEKTLVYVLVKKPEEQPDIIIPTPAPTQPSKPEVYFIRYKTQKEETGPYPNSVAPPAPEYGAPVAPPAPSAPSSSYGAPSH
- the LOC6611586 gene encoding uncharacterized protein LOC6611586, producing MGVPRRQGTEIGCGSGHRWLLVWMTVLLLVVPPHLVDGRYLPTRSHGDDLDKLRELMLQILELSNEDPQQQQQQQQQHPQLRLRNEATGGSSSSNINNPRVSNGNSNAAWLQKLSAMGALDELGGDGARFNPNYGRY